CCACGGTGTTCGGCCCGCAGGTCACCGCCGCCGGGCTTCCCTGGATCATCGGCGCCATGGTGGTCGGCGGCGCCATCGGCCTGACCGCCGCCCGCAAAGTGCAAATGACCCAGATGCCCGAGCTGGTGGCGCTGATGCACAGCATGGTCGGTATGGCCGCGGTGCTGGTGGGTTACGCCACCTACGTTGACCCAGAGGCGACCAAGGGCTTCGAGGGGGCGGCGCACACGATCCACGCGATGGAGATCTACATCGGCATCTTCATCGGCGCGGTCACTTTCTCGGGCTCGGTCATCGCCTTCGGCAAACTCTCGGGCCGTGTCGGCGGCAAGCCCATGCTGCTGCCCGGGCGCCACTGGATGAACCTGGCCGGTCTGCTGGCGGTGATCTATTTCGGCCGTCTGTTCCTGCAGGCCGAGACGCTGCAGGACGGCATGCTCCCGCTGTTCGTGATGAGCGCCATCGCGCTGCTGTTCGGCGTGCACATGGTGATGGCCATTGGCGGCGCCGACATGCCGGTGGTGGTGTCCATGCTCAACAGCTACTCGGGCTGGGCGGCGGCGGCCACGGGCTTCATGCTGAGCAACGACCTGCTGATCGTGACCGGGGCACTGGTCGGCTCCAGCGGCGCCATCCTGTCCTACATCATGTGCAACGCGATGAACCGCAGCTTCATCAGCGTGATCGCTGGCGGCTTCGGCTCCACCAGCGCCGCGCCCAAGGCGGCGGGCGGTGCGGCAGCCGAGCCGGCCGGCGAGGTGACCCCCATCCTCGCCGCCGAGACCGCCGAGATGCTGCGCGAGGCCAAGAACGTGATCATCGTGCCGGGCTACGGCATGGCGGTGGCGCAGGCGCAGCACACGGTGTTCGAGATCACCCGGCATCTGCGCGAAAAGGGCGTGAACGTGCGCTTTGGCATCCACCCGGTGGCCGGCCGCATGCCCGGCCACATGAACGTGCTGCTGGCCGAGGCCAAGGTGCCTTACGACATCGTGTTCGAGATGGACGAACTCAACGAAGACTTCCCCGACACCGATGTGACGATGGTGATCGGCGCCAACGACATCGTGAACCCGGCGGCGCAGGAAGACCCGACCAGTCCCATCGCCGGCATGCCGGTGCTGGAAGTCTGGAAGGCGCGCACCTCCATCGTGATGAAGCGCAGCATGGCCTCGGGTTACGCCGGCGTGGACAACCCGCTCTTCTACAAGGACAACAACCGGATGTTGTTCGGTGACGCCAAGAAGATGCTCGACGAGGTGCTGGTGGCGTTGAAGACCTGAGCGCGCGTTGGCCGCCGTCGATGGGCGGGCCGTGAGGGATGCGGCTTTGGTGTGCACCGGGCCGATGCGGCACCGGAAAAGGCCGTGAGCCTGTGGTGACACGGGCTCTTTGTTTCTGTAGCACCGAGGCAAGGACACCCCAGGTTTTAGAGTAGGCTGTCAGTCGTTCATAAGGGAAAAACACGAGAGCTGGCCCGTGTGCCCCGAAGGAGAATGTCAGGTTATGGTTTCAAACAAAACTAACGGAGATCACGCATGACCGAACCGACGGCCGATCGTCCCTGGCTGGGCGCTTACCCCAGTGGTGTACCCGCCGATATCGATGTCGCGCAGTACCCGTCGCTGGTGCATCTGATGGAGGAGAGCTTTCAGAAATACGCCGGCCGCCCCGCCTACAGCTTCATGGGCAAGGAGCTCAGCTTCGCCCAGGCCGACAGCCTGTCGCAGGCTTTCGCGGCTTACCTGCAGGGGCTGGGTCTGGTCAAGGGCGACCGCGTCGCCATCATGATGCCCAACGTGCCCCAGTACCCGGTGGCGGTGGCGGGCATCCTGCGTGCGGGCTTCGTGGTGGTCAACGTGAACCCGCTGTACACGCCGCGTGAGCTGGAACACCAGCTCAAGGACTCGGGCGCCAAGGCCATCGTCATCATCGAGAACTTCGCGCACACGCTGGAGCAGTGCATCGCCAGCACGCCGGTCAAGCACGTGGTGCTCGCGGCCATGGGCGATCTGCTCGGTCTGCTCAAGGGCGCGATCGTCAACTACGTGGTGCGCAACGTCAAAAAGATGGTGCCGGCGTTCAGCCTGCCGCAGGCGGTGCGTTTCAACGACGCCATTGCCAAAGGCACCCGGGGCAGCTTCAAGCGCCCCGAGATCCGGCCCGACGACGTGGCCGTGCTGCAATACACCGGTGGCACCACCGGGGTGAGCAAAGGCGCCGTGCTGCTGCAGAGCAACGTGATCGCCAACGTGCTGCAGTCCGAGGCCTGGAACGACCCGGTGATGAAGACCGTGCCGGCCGGCGAGCAGCCCACCAGCGTCTGCGCCCTGCCGCTGTACCACATCTTCGCCTTCACGGTGAACATGATGCTGTCCCTGCGCACCGGCGGCAAGACCATCCTGATCCCCAACCCGCGCGATCTGCCCGCGGTGCTCAAGGAACTGGGCAAGCACACCTTCCACAGCTTCCCGGCCGTCAACACCCTGTTCAACGGCCTGGCGAACCACCCCGATTTCAACACCGTCAACTGGAGCAACCTGAAGGTGTCGGTTGGTGGTGGCATGGCGGTGCAGGCTGCCGTGGCCAGGCTCTGGC
This Hydrogenophaga taeniospiralis DNA region includes the following protein-coding sequences:
- the pntB gene encoding Re/Si-specific NAD(P)(+) transhydrogenase subunit beta: MSASLATVSYIGATILFILSLGGLSNQETSRRGNLFGMVGMALAVAATVFGPQVTAAGLPWIIGAMVVGGAIGLTAARKVQMTQMPELVALMHSMVGMAAVLVGYATYVDPEATKGFEGAAHTIHAMEIYIGIFIGAVTFSGSVIAFGKLSGRVGGKPMLLPGRHWMNLAGLLAVIYFGRLFLQAETLQDGMLPLFVMSAIALLFGVHMVMAIGGADMPVVVSMLNSYSGWAAAATGFMLSNDLLIVTGALVGSSGAILSYIMCNAMNRSFISVIAGGFGSTSAAPKAAGGAAAEPAGEVTPILAAETAEMLREAKNVIIVPGYGMAVAQAQHTVFEITRHLREKGVNVRFGIHPVAGRMPGHMNVLLAEAKVPYDIVFEMDELNEDFPDTDVTMVIGANDIVNPAAQEDPTSPIAGMPVLEVWKARTSIVMKRSMASGYAGVDNPLFYKDNNRMLFGDAKKMLDEVLVALKT
- a CDS encoding long-chain-fatty-acid--CoA ligase yields the protein MTEPTADRPWLGAYPSGVPADIDVAQYPSLVHLMEESFQKYAGRPAYSFMGKELSFAQADSLSQAFAAYLQGLGLVKGDRVAIMMPNVPQYPVAVAGILRAGFVVVNVNPLYTPRELEHQLKDSGAKAIVIIENFAHTLEQCIASTPVKHVVLAAMGDLLGLLKGAIVNYVVRNVKKMVPAFSLPQAVRFNDAIAKGTRGSFKRPEIRPDDVAVLQYTGGTTGVSKGAVLLQSNVIANVLQSEAWNDPVMKTVPAGEQPTSVCALPLYHIFAFTVNMMLSLRTGGKTILIPNPRDLPAVLKELGKHTFHSFPAVNTLFNGLANHPDFNTVNWSNLKVSVGGGMAVQAAVARLWLEKTGCPICEGYGLSETSPSASCNPTTSTEYSGTIGVPLPNTWMKCLDDDGNEVPQGQPGEIAIKGPQVMAGYWQRPDETAKVMTPDGYFKTGDVGVMDARGYFKIVDRKKDMVLVSGFNVYPNEVEDVVAQLPGVMECAVVGVPDEKSGEAVKLVIVKKDASLTESQVRDFCKANLTGYKQPKVVEFRTEMPKTPVGKILRRELRDKK